Proteins from a single region of Thunnus albacares chromosome 14, fThuAlb1.1, whole genome shotgun sequence:
- the vent gene encoding ventral expressed homeobox gives MPALCSSFFPDSCGYTSGSESEVGDDSEGEATQQRRMRTKFTSEQISKLENTFSKHKYLGATQRRKLAEKLNLSETQVKTWFQNRRMKMKREVQDMRPEFLSVPAALLPPVLFQHPVLSGQLPFYPQLQPLHRTSLPPPLHQHRTHPVILPPPFY, from the exons ATGCCAG CGCTCTGTTCTTCCTTCTTTCCAGATAGTTGTGGCTACACATCAGGGTCTGAGAGTGAGGTTGGAGACGACAGCGAGGGGGAAGCAACCCAGCAGCGAAGGATGAGGACCAAGTTCACCTCAGAGCAAATCAGCAAACTGGAGAATACCTTCAGCAAGCACAAATATTTGGGCGCCACGCAGAGAAGGAAGCTTGCTGAGAAGCTGAATCTTTCTGAAACTCAG GTGAAAACGTGGTTCCAGAacaggaggatgaagatgaaacGGGAGGTGCAGGATATGCGGCCTGAGTTCCTGTCGGTCCCGGCCGCTCTCCTGCCGCCTGTGTTGTTTCAGCACCCCGTCCTGAGTGGACAGCTCCCCTTCTACCCGCAGCTGCAGCCGCTCCACAGGACGAGCCTCCCCCCTCCTCTGCACCAGCACCGCACCCACCCTGTCATCCTGCCCCCACCCTTCTACTGA
- the vox gene encoding ventral homeobox, whose amino-acid sequence MVKYFSVDWLAQSHHNTAAREEHGDVTDIAPTCRPHIPCVVQPRPPTYGKGYLQPKPRPSKPAEHMDPVESSAHQDSSLCSPLHPTNCASPISEISGYSSGYESEAASSECLSVDEGSEVERDGPQRRVRTKFTPEQISKLEKIFNKHKYLDAGERVKTAQKLNLTETQVRTWFQNRRMKLKREVQDYLAPQVPPVMFQPLPPVQYHGMAGQQPHYSSASPAFYPLPVPQLVLQQQMPPQHPPRVMIHNPHFY is encoded by the exons ATGGTGAAATACTTTTCTGTGGACTGGCTTGCCCAGAGCCATCACAACACCGCGGCGAGAGAGGAGCACGGAGATGTCACGGATATTGCGCCGACCTGCAGGCCACATATTCCCTGCGTGGTGCAGCCGCGCCCTCCGACTTATGGCAAGGGTTACCTGCAGCCAAAACCCAGACCATCAAAGCCCGCTGAGCACATGGATCCAGTGGAGAGCAGCGCGCATCAGGACTCCAGCCTGTGCTCACCTTTGCATCCAACAAACTGCGCCTCACCAA TTTCAGAAATCAGCGGCTACTCCTCCGGGTACGAGAGCGAAGCGGCTTCCTCTGAGTGTCTCTCTGTGGATGAGGGAAGCGAGGTGGAGAGAGACGGACCACAGCGCCGTGTGCGCACAAAGTTCACCCCCGAGCAGATCAGCAAACTGGAAAAGATCTTCAACAAGCACAAATACCTGGATGCTGGCGAGAGAGTGAAGACAGCGCAGAAGCTGAACCTCACAGAAACTCAG gtgaggacCTGGTTTCAGAACAGGAGGATGAAGCTGAAACGGGAGGTGCAGGACTACCTCGCTCCCCAAGTCCCACCGGTGATGTTCCAGCCTCTGCCCCCGGTTCAGTACCACGGCATGGCTGGACAGCAACCTCACTACTCCTCAGCCAGCCCGGCCTTTTACCCACTCCCTGTCCCGCAGCTGGTCCTCCAGCAGCAGATGCCCCCTCAACACCCACCGCGTGTCATGATCCACAACCCACATTTCTACTGA